The stretch of DNA ATCCACGAGAAGGATGAATTTGTCAAAAATTTAGTGGATGCCCGTCTTATCCCCTTCGGCTACAATCCTCTAGGGCTGGAAGGTTCGGGAATTGATGCTACCCTGCTTAAAGGTAGCTATGTGGCGGCTCATGTCTATGGCTGGACTGAGTTTGAAGTAGATGCCTCCACGCAACAATTGCGCGTAATAACCTATGGAATTGAACCCTATTCCTTAGAGCAACTAACAGCAAATCCCAGCACTATTATCAGCCGGACGCCCATTATTATTAGTGAGTTTATCGTTAATTCTAAGAATTAGAAAATAAGCGCGATCGCTTTCAGCATCTTTTTTTTGGGACTCACTCACTAGCTAAACTCAAATCTTCTCAAAACGAATCATTACAGCAATATAAAACACTAGAGACGCGATTAATTGCGTCTCTACTCATAAATAGACGATTCGGTAACAAGCGGCTTAACTTAAAAAGTAATTCTTCCCTCATTGAGCAATTTGTAGCCGCCAGCCAAAGCAGCAAATCCGACAAAGAAGTTCCAGAGGCTAGTTTGTCTTAAAATAACGCCACCGCTCATAAAAACTAGCACAATTCCTAAACCCAACAAAAATGCCCCAAAGGTGCCCGTTTCTCTTCTAAAAAACATCAGACAAATCACACCGCCCATAATGGCTAAAACGGAACCCATTGCTGGTAAGTTCCGCCAATAGTAAGGGAAGTAGTGACTAGCAAAAATAATATTTTTACCTAAAAAGTAAACTCCAGCCAGAAGCAGGATGAATCCTATTAATTTGATGAAGAGTCTAGTCATAATTTTGGCTATGGTTTCTAACTAAAGTTATTGTATGCAGCCGAGTCAGTACCGCAACCCTTAGTTTTACCGAACTCTTATCTCAGGTTGTAACTTCCGGTAGAGGAAATTACTTAAATGTAACACTACATAATAGCTAGCCAGAGTGAAGAAAGCGTGTAGAACCCTCCGCTGGACAAATAAATCAGCAAATTTATGAGAATCGTTGATTTAAGTTAACATTCGTAAATATTTGTTCTCCGATTGTCAGAAATCAGTAAAAATACTGAATACTCAATCTTAATTAAAGAATTTGTATAACTTTTGTAAAAAGTTGGTAAAATACAAAACCATTTTCAAGTTTTGTATTTTTGGCAACAGACCCGGATAACCCTACTATGTGTTAGCTTGATTTTTCCAGATTGAGAAACCTTGGCTGAATTGCCTTGGATGGCTAAATTTCCCTTTTTTTAACAATTTTGGATTTTGTGATGACTCCCTCATTAGCATCTGCTCCGGCTAAAGTTCAGTCTCCTCACGTTGCAATCCGCAACTCATCAAAATCGAATGTTCATTCTCTGGCAGCACTGTGGGCACGAAAATACTATCGTGCAGTTACAGTGGACTATGATACCGAGCATCTAAGACAAAATGAATTTTTAAAAGAAGTAACGTCCAAGGAAGGTCGAGCTTGCACAGCGAACAAGCTAATGCAAAACCTGACTTTGGCGAGTGCTAGAGCCTGGACTAAGACAGAAACGCTGTTATCGGAAGAGATTCGGCGTCATGGCATCAACCCAGACTTAATCAATCCATTAGAAATTGCTGCCGATACTCGCTACTTATTTCAAAAAGTTTTGAATGGTTATGCTGAGCGAGCTACAGCACAACGGGTGTCAGTGATTGCAGGTAGTGACTTTGGGCAGGTACGCGACAAATACACTAACGTCGATCCCCGTGCCATCGGCTTTGTAAGTATGCAGTTTCATTACACAGGTCAGATGTTACTGGAGTGGCTTTCGCCGCCAGAGAAAGCGCTGTGGATGCCGTACTTAAAAATGATGGACGATCATATGTATATGCCGCTACGAGCTGCCTACTCAGCAGCGGCTAACTATAATTATGATTCTCCAGTTTTAGCCGCAGTTCAGCATCTTCTACCGATTAGTAGCAAAATTGCCGAAACGGTTTGTAATCAGGTTTGCCGCTTACATTCCAACCATCGCACTTACAGCGGATCTCTGAGCGAAGCAGTCGTCAGAACCGCTAGCATTCGCGATGCTGAGATGTTTCAGGTTTATCTGTGTTTATGCGTTTTGGAACATGATATCTGCTCCGTACAGCGAGAACTGTTTCCTTTATGCGTGATGTTATATCCTCGCTTAAATGTGAGCTGGAGATTGGTGCAAGATATGCTTCAGGCAATGGGTTGGGCAATGCACTCCCATCTGAGCGCTGATGATATGGCAATCTTGTTACCTTATTTACGGACGATGACGGAAATGTTTTCTTTGGAAGTGTTTCAGGGCGGCTGAGGTGATGAGTAATTAGTGAGTAGTCATTCTTAACGAATGACTACTCATAACCTTCTAAGCTTTCCGAAAAGCTTATGTATTACCGATAAGTTTCACAATCCTTTAGCTGCAACCCTACCAGATTTCAAGAGATGTGGGTCTTGCATAGATTGAAAAGCGATGAGGGAGAATATCGATACCCTTTCGCCTAAAGGTCGCCACAAATAAATTTTTGGAAGTGCCTACTGGCAGAGATGGAATAACCCTAAGGAGTTCACAATTTGGATTGCGAACTCGAAAATCTAAAACGCAGTTCCTTTATCAATTCACTTCAACTGAGCGAATAGAGGCAGCGTCTTTAAATTGCTTTGTCTCAGACAATCCGCCCGATCCTGATTTTGAAGAATAAACTCCTATCAAGCTTGCATCATTAGCATTTCCAAGACGGAAGGAGATACTCTTAGCTGGTTGATTAGCAAACCGGACGTATTCTCTGCCTTCATTGTCAAGGTTGTAAGACAAGGTGGCGTCTCCGTAGGCTGCCTCTGCTTGTTTGAGAGAGGTTCCGGGACCGACTCCTTTTTCAGTTTTATAGTCGGAATTTTCGGTTACTAAAGCATCGATTTTGCCCGAATCAGCTAAGGGGTTCCCGGCTGGGTAGAGGATGTAATATTGCACCTTTCCATTTTGGCTGACAGCGATCGCATCAAAATCCACGATGTAAGGCGACTGCACCTTAAATTCAGCTTTTGAACCCAGCTCTTTTTTGAGTTCGCCTAAAGTCATTCCCAGCTTAGCCGGGCCAATCCCTGTGGCTGAAATTTTTTGGCTTTCAGAAATTGTTTCCGAAACTGGGCTAGGGCTTGGAGATTCTGTAGCCGGGGTGGGACTAGGCGACCCTTGTACTGTCTGGGGTGTCGCTGTGCTGGTAGGTGAAACGGATGCTTGTGGAGTTGGCGGCGTCGCCGTGCTACAACCCACGAGTGTCATGAGCAAAAGCAAGGAACTAGAGAGAAAAAATCGAGCTTTCACGGGCTAAACCTAACGCAATTATGTATCGAGTCTGTTATTGAGATGAGGTAATGAGTAATTGTCATTTTTCCTTAGCCCTTGGTGCTTATGTTGCTACTAACTAAGAACTAAAGGCTAATAACTAATTTTAGGGTTCATCTACTTCTTTCTCCTCAGTTAGAGCTTCAGCCGGAATTTCTAGCGCTAACTGATAGAGGTGGCGGCGGGAAAAAGAGGTGGCTTTTGCTAACTGGCGACTGGCTTGCGATCGCGAGATTCCTGCTTGCAGGAGATGTTGTAACTCGGCTTTTAGCGCCTCTTCCGACAGCATTGGCATCGTTAACTCGGCACCGGCAACGACGAGGGTAAATTCTCCTTGGGGTTCGCGGGTGGCATAGCGATCGCTTGCTTCCTGAATGCTTCCCCGCCAAAATTCCTCGTGCATCTTGGTTAACTCCCGCGCCAGTACAATTTGACGGGTGAGTCCCAATACAGCCCCTAAGTCTTGCAGCGTTTGTCGCAACCGATGAGGAGCTTCGTAAAATACAATCGTACGGCTTTCGCTTTGTAAAGCTTCCAAACGTTCTTGCCGTTCTTGACCTTTTGCGGGTAAAAAGCCTTCAAACACAAATTTGTCTGGGGGAAGTCCGGCGGCGCTTAAGGCAGTCGTGACGGCAGTACAACCGGGGATAGGAACGACGGAAATGGCTGCTTCGATACAAGCTTTCACCAGTTCGTAGCCCGGATCGGAGATTCCCGGCATTCCGGCATCGGTGACAAGCGCGATCGCTTTCCCGATTTTGAGTTGTTCCAACAACTCTGGAATCCGCTGCTGCTGGTTGTGTTCGTGGTAACTCCACTGGGGCGTTTTAATTTGAAAGTGCTGCAACAGCTTCCCCGTGTGGCGCGTATCCTCGGCTGCGATCGCGTCCACCGTTTGTAAAATTCGCACCGCCCGAAAGGTCATATCTTCCAGGTTGCCTATCGGTGTCCCGACGATGTAAAGTGTCCCCAATTTTGGCTCAGTTTGCATCAAATCAATTAAAAATTAACAAGTAAAATTTAAAAAGAACAATTTCCTTTTTAATTTTACATTTTTAATTGAATTCTAGTGGCTGGGGTTTGGCAATGACATAACCTTGTGCATAATCTATTCCTAAAAATTTTACCTTCTCTAAAATCGAGTCATTCGTGACAAACTCAGCAATTGTTTTCAGACCCATGACGTGCCCAACCCGGTTAATCGCTTCCACCAGTGCAAAATGAATTGGGTCATCGGCAATATCTTTGACAAAACTTCCATCAATTTTTAAGTAATCTAGCGGCAGATATTTGAGATAAGCAAACGAGGACATCCCGCTGCCAAAATCATCTAAAGCAAAACGACAACCTAAAGCTTTAACTTCCTTAATTAACCCTGATGCTTTACTCAAATTTGCAATTGCAACACTTTCAGTAATCTCAAAGCAGATCATCTGTGGGGGGATTTTATAGACGAAAAACTGCTCTTTAAGGAATTCTATAAACTGGTCGTCGTTAACGGTAGCACCAGAGAGATTGATAGTATACAGGGGAAAAGATGAAGGAGGAAGGATGTAGGGTGTTAGTGGAGGCGAAGTGGCAACATTGCTAGCACCAGCAGCGAAGGAGTTACGAATCCTTCCTGTAGGGTAAGATGCAAAATTCTGAAATTGAGGTTCTAAATTCTGAATTTCTGATTGGTGAAGCATCGCCAAGAAGGTACGGATCACCCAGCGGTCTATTGCAGGCATTAGGTTGTATCGCTCGGCGGCGGGGAGAAACGCCATCGGCGGGATCAACTCGCCTTTGTCATCCACGAAACGCAGCAGAACTTCGTAATGTTCGCCAGTGGTTAGTTCGGCATTCAAAGGCGCAATCGGTTGGTAGTACAAGCAGAATTGATTCTTGGCTGGTAATGTATTTTCAGGAGTAGCCAAAAGCTGCACAGACCCGCTTTGCGCGATCGCTTGATTCAATCGGTTCAACCATTGCACTTCATTGTGCTGCTGCGCCAGTTTTTGAGCGTCAGCTTGGTAAACATACACGCGATTTCGTCCCCGATTTTTAGCTTCATAGCAAGCTGCATCAGCAGCACTAACAACGCCTGACAAAGTGGAACAATTGGCGTCAAATGTCACGACACCAATACTGACACCGACTGTAAAAGTTTTATCCTGCCACGCAAATCGAAACTCCTGAATGGTTTCTAGGAGCGAATGAGCAACTCGCAGTGCTTCATCTGTGGGACATTGGTACAGCAACACAGCGAATTCATCACCGCCTAATCGTGCCAGAACATCAGTTCTACGCACTCTGCTTTGTAACAAACTACTGATTTGACGCAATAATTCATCGCCAGCAACATGACCGCAAGTATCGTTAACAATCTTGAACCGATCGAGATCCAGATAGCAAAGCGTGTGTTCTTGGTTTTGCATTCTGGTATTTGACACCGCTTCCTGCAAACGTTGCTCAAATTCGTAACGGTTGGAGATTCCCGTCAGTGGATCGTGGTTTGCTTGCCAGGAAAGCTTTTCGTTAACTTTGGTGAGTTCGGCAGTTCGTTCTCCCACCACTTTTTCTAGATGTTCTTGGTACTGTTTGAGTGCTGCCTCTGCTTTCTTGCGGGCAGTGATATCTTCCACCAGGCGAATGCCAAATTGCGGTTTGCCCTCAGCGTCACGTACCTGGGAAACAGTGATGTTGCACCACAACATCTGCCCATTTTTTCCCAGGTAACGCTGCTCCATTTGATAGCAATCGCGACCCCAAATCAGATGTCCATCCTTTCCCAGATAACGCTTCGCCATCTGAGAATAGTCATATTTTCCGGCGAGTAAGTTAATGTAACGATCCCAACCCACTTCGTTCGGAGTGGTATCTTCTTGAATATATCCTGCTGGCAAATTATCCTCTTTGCAACCCAGCATCCGTTGGAGTGCCGGATTCGTTGTCACGACATGACCTTCCATGTCTACGATCGCGATTCCCATGCCTGCTCCCTCAAAAATTGAGCGAAAGCGAGCTTCGCTATGCCGCAATGCTGCTTCTGCTTGCTGGCGTTCGATGACTTCCTGACTGAGTTTTTGGTTCGTTGCTTCTAGTTGTGCCTGACTGGGAATTGCCAGTGCTTTGGGAATCAAACGAATCAGTTCGACAGCTGTGTAACCGGAAATGATAGCGGTAATCACTTTGACGGCACCCGAAAGCCAATAAGCTGGATGCCAGAGCGTCCAGATTTCCATCAGGTGGGTCGTGCCACAGGAAACAATGAAAGCTCCAAACAGGAAAAATATCCTTCGGAAGGGCAAATCCTGTCGTTGGTGGATGAAATAGAGCAAGGCGAGGGAAATCGAGTAATAGGCGATCGCAATCAACGCATCTGCCACGATATGCAGCGAGACTAACCCTGGTTGCCAGAGATAGCCGCGCCCGTGGGGAATAAACCAATTTGGAGAGATTAAATTTTTTAAAAATTGCAGCATTAGTCGTGAATCCTTAAGGATTAGCGGTAGGTTTGATTAATCTGCAAGGATGTTCAACAAAGGTTCCCGCTACTTTTAGGATGCCCAAAAAATTTGCTGCATTTCACAATTAATTGGCTTTCTAGATAAACTTTTGAGTTAATTTTTATGTGTTAATCGTTGTCGGTAATAATTTTAGCAACTAGCATTTAACCCACTTGTCCGTAGAGAATTGGGTCAGTCGGAACAGGAAAAATAATCAATGGCTTTTCAGGGGCTTTTTGTAGGATTAGTTACCTTAGACCTGGTGTATTTAACGACGGGTCTACCCGAACAAAATCAGAAAATTGTTGCATCTGACTATACGGTAGCGGCAGGAGGCCCTGCGACCAATGCAGCCGTGACTTTTAGTTATTTGGGCAATCGAGCAAGCCTTTTGGGTATAGTTGGTATTCATCCAATTAATTGCCTGATCCGGACTGATTTGGACAGTCACTCAGTGACGCTGATAGACCTGTCACCTAGCCAATCTGAACCTCCGCCGATTTCTTCTATTATCACGACTCAGGCAACAGGCGATCGCGCGGCGATCTCGATCAATGCGACGAAAACACAAGTTAGCGGTGAATGTCTGCCCCTCAATATTTTACAGGAAATTGATATTGTACTCATTGATGGGCACCAAATGGCAGTTGGGGAGAAAATTGCCCGATTAGCTAAAGAAAATCAGATCCCTGTTGTCATAGATGGCGGCAGTTGGAAGCCTGGATTTGAAAGAATATTGCCCTTTGTAGATTACGCCATTTGTTCGGAAAATTTTCATCCCCCAAGTTGCGATCGCGCACAGCAGGAAGTTCTTTCTTATCTATCCGCACTAGGGATTCCTCACATCGCTATCACTGGCGGAGAGAAACCTATCCAATATCTTTCGCAGGGTACAAGCGGATCGATAGAAGTTCCCCAAATAAATCCCGTTGATACGATGGGTGCTGGGGACATTTTTCACGGTGCCTTTTGTAACTATATCCTACGGAAAAGTTTTGCCGATGCGATCGCATCGGCGGCGAAAATTGCCTCTCATTCCTGTCAATTTTTTGGCACTCGTCGATGGATGCAGAAAACAGCACCAAAGTAATCAGAATTAACCAATCTTAAACTTGGGAGAGGGAACCGGCAGCATATAATAAATCAACTGGCTTAAGACAGAAATTCTCAGAAATGGAAAGCACTTATCAAAAAAGCGGTTTGACCCGCAGACAACATCTTTGGATTGCTGGTAGCCTTTGGACGCTAGTCGGATTAGGGCTTTTTAGCATGGGGTTGGTATTCTGGTTTAAATTCCCTTATTTGGGATTGTTAGACGGACAACATTTGGGGTGGGGTGCAGCAGCTTTTAGTCTTGGTCTAATTAAAGGGAAACTGATTCTCGATCGCACTGCAAATCGCGTAATTAATAGGGTAGAAACACTACAGGAACCAAACCCGTTCAAGAGCATTTTCCAAATGTTTGGAGTCAAAACCATTGCTTTAATTGTGGCAATGATGAGCATTGGTATCGGATTGCGACGTGCGGGTGTTAGCTTTGAAGTGAGGGGTTTAATTTACATAGCGGTTGGCGCTGCCCTGCTGTGGAGTTGTCGCCGCTACTGGATAGCCTCCACCCAAGTGCCGACAGCCGAGGAAGCTTAAAGTGACAGTATTAAAATCGTTGGGCGAAAACCGATATGAGGGGCTAGAAGAAATTGTCGCGATCGCTCGAAGTGTAGGTTGGGGTGCCGCCGATATCCTCCAGTCTTACTATCGCGGCGATCGTAGCACCGATGATTTGGAAGTTGAAAACAAAAAAGATGGCCCAGTCACGGCAGCAGATGTCGCCGTCAACGAATACATCCTCTATAACTTGCAGGCGTCTCTCAACAACCCAGATTTCGGATATTTAAGCGAAGAAACTTATAAATCTCAGACACCAGCAGTAGAGCAACCTTGGGTTTGGATCGTTGACCCCCTCGATGGAACGCGAGACTTTATCGATCGGACGGGTGAATTTGCAATTCATATTGCCTTAACGCACCAAGGGCGTCCCATTCTGGCAGTGGTCGCGTTGCCAGAGGCAGGAAAATTGTATTACGCAACCAAAGGCGGCGGCACCTATATGGAAACTCGTGAAGGTCAACCCAAGCCAGTTCGCGTATCGGAACGCAACGCCCTTGAGGAACTCACCTTAGTCGTTAGCCGCACCCATCGAGATGAGCGCTTCAATCAGCTAGTGCAACACCTGCCGTTTAAAAATAAACACTATGTCGGCAGTGTCGGCTGCAAAATTGCCACCATCATCGACCACCAAGCAGACGTTTATATCTCTCTGTCTGGTAAATCTGCTCCCAAAGATTGGGATATGGCGGCTCCAGAGCTGATTTTGACGGAAGCAGGCGGACAATTCACCCACGCTGATGGCACTCCCCCCAAGTACAACCAGGGGGATGTGAATCAATGGGGTTGTCTGATTGGGAGTAATGGTCACTGTCACGACACGCTTTGCGCCCAAGCCTCAGAAATTCTGGCTCAATTGGACGCGCCCGCTTAGGTTGCACCGTGCGATCGCGCGTAAAACACGATCGCGTTTCCCACCAGTAAAACCATGAATATTTCTTAGCACCATCATCAATTAAAAATTAGAAATTAAAAATGCCAAGTTTTTAATTTTGCATTTTTAATTGATGATTGAGTAGTTTTACTAAGAATCAATCAGATTACCTAGGAGTTAGGTGTCTCCGGGGACCAATACCTGGATTGATAACGGCTGCCAACTCCTCCTCAGATAAATTCTCGATTTCATTATTCAGTTCTTGAACCGTGAAGTCATAGCCACGTTCACGGGCAATCTGGATGAAGGTTTCTGGGTTAGTGGTTGCTTTGAGTCTTGCTTGTAATGCTTGATCTTCTTTAACTGCTTTGAACAAACTGGCAGCGCTTTCCTGTGCCATGACAATACATCTCCATTAAATATGTGTGATTTAAATGCGTGATTCCGATGCACTAAAGATATTAAGATAGTGCATCGAGTCGGCATCACAGCTGAGGTGAAACAAGTCTCTACCCCACATGTCATGTCGGCTGAACCTAGTTACCTTTTAGGATAAAGATTTCTGTGATACAAGTCACAAAATATTGACAAAAATTAAAGCTGCCGGTATCTGCAAATACCGGCAGCTAAATACACTTGTGCTAATACATACCAGTGCTAATACATACCAGCACGAAGATTTTAAATTTCGGCGGAGGCGCGTTCAATCAAGCGACGAGCCAAGGTTTGAGTGCCTGTGTGTTCGTAATAGTTTGTTGTCACATCTAGAAAGGCACCCAGATAGTCCAACTTGTCACCGGAAACTTCCACAAAATTTTGCAGGTTACTGACAACTTTTTGTGGGGTTAAATTGTGAGAGGTGACAAAACCACTCATCCAGCCTTTAACTGAATCAAAGCTTTGACCGATAAAGTTGAGCTTACCTTCCGGACTGCCGCCAGGAATCAAATCGTTGACACGCTGGTATGTCTGATTTCCTTCTAACTCTGCGGGACTCGCTTGATTCAATCCGGAGGTAGCTTTGAGGAGGAAGTCAGAGCCAAGGGGAACTAAACCATCAAAGCTAATTAAAGCCACCATCCGCATCAAAGATTCGCCACTATAATCAGCTAAAGAGGCGACAAAATCTCCAATGCTGTCTCCTGGGATGCCGTTGATTTGGCAAAAGGCAACCAACTCAACCACCAATTTTATACACAAATCAATCGTTTGAGCTTTGTCCGCTTTAGGAGTGATGTTGTTTAAAAAACCGAAAAGCGGAATTTTTTCGCCTACTTTGTTCGCCAAGGCGGCTGTACCGAGTGCTTTATCTGCACTATCAACAGTTTGATAGAGCCACATGGCTCGCTGATATCCCTGCGATTTGTCGTTGTACAGATAGACGGCGCGTTCGCCAATTTGCTGAATTAACGCTTCATCAGTTTCGCCAGTGACAGCACGAATTGTGTTGTCAAAGCCAACAATATTTTGCCATTGCCCCGGAACGACAAAATCAAGCGATCGCAAAGCCATCGTGGTGATGTTATTGGTTGGTAGCTCATCAACCAGTTCAAAAATCGATTTGCTCACAGTCGTAGTCTCCTTGTTTTTTCAGTTGTCATTCATCAGTAGTCAGCAGTAATCAGTCATGAGTCATTAATTGCAAACGAATGACTCATGACTGATTCCTCAGGACTACTTACTTTAGTCGAGACAGACCATTGAGATTGAATTTTTGCAGCCAAGCTTCGCGATCGCTCTGAGTAAAGGAAGCATCGCGGGATTGAATTTTGACTTGGTAGCGATCGCCTACTAAAACAGCAGTGCCATTATTCCCCTGATTCACCGCTGGATAGCCAGCGATTGTTTTACTGCTGCTCTTAAATTTTGCTGCGGCTGTGGGGGTGCTAGTGGTATCAGAAATAGACAGTACGGCAACATCCTTGCCGTCTTTTTTCAACTTATACTCAGCAAAGCCTTTTTTCTCTTGAGCTGGTACAGTTTGGAAGCCACTGCTACTTTTTGGAAAGAATTTATTAAAGCTGCTTCCCTGTTCAGCCTGTTTAGCAACTGCTGGAGGAGCATTCCTCTGAGTGCTTTCCTTTTGCGCTTGGTCATAACGAGAGGGAGTTTGGGTTGCACAAGAAGTTACTAGCAGCAACATCGAGAGCAACATCGCTGCGAAAATTCTCCGCCCATTTTGAAAAATCATTACCGCCTCCTGATAGCTTGAGGTTTCATTTTTATCACCATCTTCACATTTTTGGCATCTAGCTATGGAGAAACTTAAGCGATTCTCAAGCGGTTCACTCACTTAAGCTGTGACAAGTCTCAACCCCAATTCTTCTTCTCCCTACATTCTACTTGCGCGAGATTTTACATCAGAATTCCCCAAACCCCTTTTTCAGGGGGACAGAGAAGTGAAGTGTAGCGCCAATCAAGCGGAGGGATTGGGTGCCTCGGAATCCCTGTGGAGAAAGGGGGAGGAGATTCTGCCGCTTAAGAGCGGTGAGCAATGACAGCGTAGAAAGGATCTCCCCCACTGGCACCCATCCACTGTAGGAACTTCGGGGCGGAGGATTGGTGAGTAATGACTTCTGGGGAGCTAAATCCGGGGATTGAGGTGAAGTAGCTTTTCACTAGCTCAACCCGGCTAGCTTCGGAACTATCCCGCCACGCAGCGATCGCTTTTTGATAGAACATCCGGTTGGAAAAGCTGATAATTGCGATTCCACCCGGCTTGAGGATGCGGTAAATTTCCGCAAATACAGCATCCGGATATTGCAGATACTGCACCGAGACGCAGTTGAGAACGGCGTCGAAATCTTCATTCGGTAGGGGTAGCTTCGGATTTTTGTTGATATCTTGAACAAAATAACGATCGAAGCGGGGATTTTTCGCCAGTTCCTCTTCGTTCAGTCCGTGTCCTTCGATGTGAGCAAATTTCATCTCCTCTGGTAGATGGGAAACCCAGCTACTCATCATGTCCAAGATGCGGGTATTCGGCTTCAAGCGATCGCGGTAGAGATCCGTCAGTTGTTGAATAAACCCTTCGTCTACGTGGGTCACAAAGCGCGGATAGGAGTAAAACTCCTTATCATCGGTATCATCTAACTTAGTGCGTTGATTCGGTCGCAGCATCATCACCTAAAATTGAAGCTATCTTTACATCACCAGTTTAGAAAAATTACGAACTGTAAAGATATGCCCGTAGGCTAAAGCCACACTCTTGAGCGTGACGGCTGTTCACTTTAACTTGGCATCCCTCTGCGCCCCCTTGGCGTTCTTTGCGTTAAAAAACCCTCTTTCAAATCCTGGCGGGGTTTCCCTTGCCAGCAACCGAGAAACAAAGCTAAATTAATATTACGCACGCTAAATAATTAACCAATGTCTTCTACATCTGCTGAGAGCAAGCCTTTTGAGCAATGGCACGAAGTAATGGCACCCTATAGTTTGGGCTACCGGATCAAACTGCTCTCCCAGGTGTTTAGCCGCAAGTTTCAGGAACGGCTGGAGCCTTTGGGACTGACTCCCTTTCACTGGGTTGTATTGTGCTGTTTGTGGGAAGAAGACGGCTTAGCCACTTGCAGTATTGGGGAAAAACTACAGCAAGTCGGAGGCACGATCACCGGGGTGCTAGATCGGATGGAAGAACGGGGGCTGATTCGTCGGGAACGT from Coleofasciculus sp. FACHB-T130 encodes:
- a CDS encoding DUF3558 domain-containing protein gives rise to the protein MKARFFLSSSLLLLMTLVGCSTATPPTPQASVSPTSTATPQTVQGSPSPTPATESPSPSPVSETISESQKISATGIGPAKLGMTLGELKKELGSKAEFKVQSPYIVDFDAIAVSQNGKVQYYILYPAGNPLADSGKIDALVTENSDYKTEKGVGPGTSLKQAEAAYGDATLSYNLDNEGREYVRFANQPAKSISFRLGNANDASLIGVYSSKSGSGGLSETKQFKDAASIRSVEVN
- the rsmI gene encoding 16S rRNA (cytidine(1402)-2'-O)-methyltransferase → MQTEPKLGTLYIVGTPIGNLEDMTFRAVRILQTVDAIAAEDTRHTGKLLQHFQIKTPQWSYHEHNQQQRIPELLEQLKIGKAIALVTDAGMPGISDPGYELVKACIEAAISVVPIPGCTAVTTALSAAGLPPDKFVFEGFLPAKGQERQERLEALQSESRTIVFYEAPHRLRQTLQDLGAVLGLTRQIVLARELTKMHEEFWRGSIQEASDRYATREPQGEFTLVVAGAELTMPMLSEEALKAELQHLLQAGISRSQASRQLAKATSFSRRHLYQLALEIPAEALTEEKEVDEP
- a CDS encoding EAL domain-containing protein, which encodes MLQFLKNLISPNWFIPHGRGYLWQPGLVSLHIVADALIAIAYYSISLALLYFIHQRQDLPFRRIFFLFGAFIVSCGTTHLMEIWTLWHPAYWLSGAVKVITAIISGYTAVELIRLIPKALAIPSQAQLEATNQKLSQEVIERQQAEAALRHSEARFRSIFEGAGMGIAIVDMEGHVVTTNPALQRMLGCKEDNLPAGYIQEDTTPNEVGWDRYINLLAGKYDYSQMAKRYLGKDGHLIWGRDCYQMEQRYLGKNGQMLWCNITVSQVRDAEGKPQFGIRLVEDITARKKAEAALKQYQEHLEKVVGERTAELTKVNEKLSWQANHDPLTGISNRYEFEQRLQEAVSNTRMQNQEHTLCYLDLDRFKIVNDTCGHVAGDELLRQISSLLQSRVRRTDVLARLGGDEFAVLLYQCPTDEALRVAHSLLETIQEFRFAWQDKTFTVGVSIGVVTFDANCSTLSGVVSAADAACYEAKNRGRNRVYVYQADAQKLAQQHNEVQWLNRLNQAIAQSGSVQLLATPENTLPAKNQFCLYYQPIAPLNAELTTGEHYEVLLRFVDDKGELIPPMAFLPAAERYNLMPAIDRWVIRTFLAMLHQSEIQNLEPQFQNFASYPTGRIRNSFAAGASNVATSPPLTPYILPPSSFPLYTINLSGATVNDDQFIEFLKEQFFVYKIPPQMICFEITESVAIANLSKASGLIKEVKALGCRFALDDFGSGMSSFAYLKYLPLDYLKIDGSFVKDIADDPIHFALVEAINRVGHVMGLKTIAEFVTNDSILEKVKFLGIDYAQGYVIAKPQPLEFN
- a CDS encoding sugar kinase, which gives rise to MAFQGLFVGLVTLDLVYLTTGLPEQNQKIVASDYTVAAGGPATNAAVTFSYLGNRASLLGIVGIHPINCLIRTDLDSHSVTLIDLSPSQSEPPPISSIITTQATGDRAAISINATKTQVSGECLPLNILQEIDIVLIDGHQMAVGEKIARLAKENQIPVVIDGGSWKPGFERILPFVDYAICSENFHPPSCDRAQQEVLSYLSALGIPHIAITGGEKPIQYLSQGTSGSIEVPQINPVDTMGAGDIFHGAFCNYILRKSFADAIASAAKIASHSCQFFGTRRWMQKTAPK
- a CDS encoding inositol monophosphatase family protein translates to MTVLKSLGENRYEGLEEIVAIARSVGWGAADILQSYYRGDRSTDDLEVENKKDGPVTAADVAVNEYILYNLQASLNNPDFGYLSEETYKSQTPAVEQPWVWIVDPLDGTRDFIDRTGEFAIHIALTHQGRPILAVVALPEAGKLYYATKGGGTYMETREGQPKPVRVSERNALEELTLVVSRTHRDERFNQLVQHLPFKNKHYVGSVGCKIATIIDHQADVYISLSGKSAPKDWDMAAPELILTEAGGQFTHADGTPPKYNQGDVNQWGCLIGSNGHCHDTLCAQASEILAQLDAPA
- a CDS encoding Nif11-like leader peptide family natural product precursor; protein product: MAQESAASLFKAVKEDQALQARLKATTNPETFIQIARERGYDFTVQELNNEIENLSEEELAAVINPGIGPRRHLTPR
- a CDS encoding class I SAM-dependent methyltransferase yields the protein MMLRPNQRTKLDDTDDKEFYSYPRFVTHVDEGFIQQLTDLYRDRLKPNTRILDMMSSWVSHLPEEMKFAHIEGHGLNEEELAKNPRFDRYFVQDINKNPKLPLPNEDFDAVLNCVSVQYLQYPDAVFAEIYRILKPGGIAIISFSNRMFYQKAIAAWRDSSEASRVELVKSYFTSIPGFSSPEVITHQSSAPKFLQWMGASGGDPFYAVIAHRS
- a CDS encoding MarR family transcriptional regulator, with the protein product MSSTSAESKPFEQWHEVMAPYSLGYRIKLLSQVFSRKFQERLEPLGLTPFHWVVLCCLWEEDGLATCSIGEKLQQVGGTITGVLDRMEERGLIRRERDLRDRRIWRIWLTEAGKQLQEVLPPIALEIREQAMKGIPMAEREHFSQLVDQAIANLS